One genomic window of Candidatus Lernaella stagnicola includes the following:
- a CDS encoding rhodanese-like domain-containing protein has product MKKQVVLIIVIALLSLGMFACGGADKSAVGPTPVAAAPPPPPTAAPAAKVFATIPEYKAWAKKQAAKTVSVDEAKTMIEAGKFKAIIDVREPGEVAEGHLPGAVNIPRGVLEFKIGAKLADVPKDAPILLYCKHGARGGLSAGALKMIGYTNVTNMDGGFDVWAEKGMPSTKDPC; this is encoded by the coding sequence ATGAAAAAACAAGTTGTTCTGATTATCGTAATCGCCCTGCTGAGTCTGGGCATGTTCGCCTGCGGCGGCGCCGACAAATCCGCCGTGGGCCCCACGCCGGTCGCTGCGGCTCCACCGCCCCCACCAACGGCCGCGCCTGCGGCGAAGGTATTCGCCACAATCCCTGAGTACAAAGCGTGGGCGAAGAAACAAGCTGCGAAAACCGTGAGTGTCGACGAGGCCAAAACGATGATCGAGGCGGGCAAGTTCAAGGCGATCATCGACGTGCGCGAGCCGGGCGAAGTGGCCGAAGGTCACCTGCCGGGCGCGGTGAATATCCCGCGCGGCGTGCTCGAGTTCAAAATCGGCGCCAAGCTCGCCGACGTGCCCAAAGACGCACCCATTTTGCTGTACTGCAAGCACGGCGCGCGTGGCGGTCTGTCGGCCGGCGCGTTGAAAATGATCGGCTACACGAACGTCACCAACATGGACGGCGGCTTCGACGTGTGGGCCGAAAAAGGGATGCCTTCGACAAAAGATCCGTGCTGA
- the mobB gene encoding molybdopterin-guanine dinucleotide biosynthesis protein B, with the protein MLPKVAFVMERQTKPPTLLVVGKKKSGKTTLVVQLVELLTARGFAVGTIKHAAHDHPRDEPGTDSHRHREAGAHLAAFLTPSGFAVFGDETDEQANFARLREWMATLDIIVVEGGKRLPGPKVEAFLTDAHDTPLLGPDEDCLAIVTDRLTEHFAPIVGPADLTPLVDLIERELLS; encoded by the coding sequence ATGTTGCCTAAAGTCGCATTCGTGATGGAAAGGCAAACCAAACCGCCGACGCTTTTGGTGGTCGGCAAGAAGAAAAGCGGCAAAACGACGCTCGTCGTACAACTCGTGGAATTGCTGACGGCGCGCGGCTTTGCCGTGGGGACGATCAAGCACGCGGCGCACGATCACCCGCGTGACGAGCCCGGCACCGATTCGCATCGGCACCGCGAAGCCGGGGCGCACTTGGCGGCCTTTCTCACCCCGAGCGGCTTTGCGGTTTTCGGCGACGAGACGGACGAGCAGGCCAACTTCGCGCGCCTGCGGGAATGGATGGCGACGCTGGACATCATCGTGGTCGAAGGCGGCAAGCGGTTGCCGGGGCCGAAGGTCGAGGCCTTCCTCACCGATGCGCACGATACGCCGCTGCTGGGGCCGGACGAGGATTGCCTCGCCATCGTGACCGACCGGCTCACCGAACACTTTGCGCCGATCGTCGGCCCGGCGGATTTGACGCCGCTGGTGGATTTGATCGAGCGCGAACTTCTGTCGTGA
- the hydE gene encoding [FeFe] hydrogenase H-cluster radical SAM maturase HydE, with translation MPREAVETWLRETDPEQLALLWAAADRTRREWVGDDVHLRGLVEISNYCVRECAYCGIRGPNRGLSRYRMTAAEILDAAGQAREFGYGTVVLQSGEDYGIETAWLAEIIRQMKAKTGLAVTLSLGERPEADWAAWREVGADRYLLKFETSDEELYGRIHPPRPGGDTDRRLQLRRLRELGYENGGGVMVGLPGQSFASLARDIETFREMDLDMIGVGPFIAHPETPLGRGEIEVKIEDADQVPSTETMACRVVALTRIVCPEANLPSTTALETINRESGRTSGLQRGANVVMPNLTPPHFRALYDIYPEKSLAQPDAASFHLQLLDQLAAIDRAPGRGRGDRVRRTSST, from the coding sequence ATGCCGCGCGAGGCCGTCGAGACATGGCTGCGTGAAACGGATCCGGAACAACTGGCGCTGCTGTGGGCCGCAGCCGACCGCACGCGGCGCGAGTGGGTCGGCGACGATGTGCACCTGCGCGGCTTGGTGGAAATTTCCAATTACTGCGTCCGCGAATGCGCGTACTGCGGCATCCGCGGGCCCAATCGCGGGCTGTCGCGGTATCGCATGACCGCCGCGGAGATACTCGACGCCGCCGGGCAGGCGCGCGAGTTCGGCTACGGTACGGTGGTGTTGCAGTCGGGCGAGGATTACGGAATCGAAACCGCCTGGCTGGCCGAAATCATCCGGCAAATGAAAGCAAAGACCGGCCTGGCGGTCACGTTGAGTCTCGGCGAGCGGCCCGAGGCGGATTGGGCGGCGTGGCGTGAGGTGGGCGCCGATCGCTACTTGCTCAAGTTCGAAACCTCCGACGAGGAACTCTACGGGCGCATTCACCCGCCGCGACCGGGCGGCGATACCGACCGCCGTCTTCAGTTGCGCCGTTTGCGGGAACTCGGCTACGAGAACGGCGGGGGCGTGATGGTCGGCCTACCGGGACAAAGCTTCGCCTCACTGGCGCGCGACATCGAAACCTTCCGCGAAATGGACCTGGACATGATCGGCGTGGGGCCGTTTATCGCCCACCCGGAAACGCCGCTGGGCCGGGGCGAGATCGAAGTGAAGATCGAGGATGCCGACCAAGTTCCCTCCACCGAAACGATGGCGTGCCGGGTCGTCGCCCTGACGCGAATCGTTTGCCCGGAAGCCAACCTGCCCAGCACGACGGCGCTGGAAACCATCAATCGAGAAAGCGGGCGAACCAGCGGCCTGCAGCGCGGCGCGAACGTTGTGATGCCCAACCTGACGCCGCCCCACTTCCGCGCGCTGTACGATATTTATCCGGAGAAATCGTTGGCCCAGCCGGACGCGGCGTCGTTTCACCTACAGCTTCTGGATCAATTGGCGGCCATCGACCGGGCACCCGGCCGCGGGCGTGGCGACCGCGTGCGTCGAACCTCGTCGACTTAG
- a CDS encoding amidohydrolase, which produces MNFKAMVEQRFPQTVAWRRHFHQHPETSWDEHETSDFLAARLSEMGLAPRRVSETGLLADIVGGKPGGTVAMRADIDALPIHEQTGVPYQSEKPGKMHACGHDVHAAMLLAAAAGFVEHRDELPGTVRLIFQPAEETPPPEADQRDETGSVAMVRGGAMKGVDRVVGLHIFSDVPLGVIGLVPGPILAGSLTFDIAVTGQGGHAGMPVGTVDALAVAAHAVVALRSAASLGADPNEPLILHVGRLWAGDARTAVAAEANMEGTIRFVNPEALDEIRERVTRTVGGVARAFGAAADITFGEHVNHPVVNDPDTVAALAPLCREIVGEQQVVSGKPGMASEDFWAYLHEAPGAFVLIGGGNPAKGITAGHHSPFFNIDEDGMKTGLEFWLRLGFAGLF; this is translated from the coding sequence ATGAACTTCAAAGCGATGGTCGAGCAGCGTTTTCCCCAAACCGTGGCGTGGCGGCGGCATTTTCATCAGCATCCCGAAACGTCGTGGGACGAACATGAGACCAGCGACTTCTTGGCCGCGCGCCTGAGCGAAATGGGTTTGGCGCCGCGCCGAGTCTCCGAAACCGGCCTGCTGGCCGATATCGTCGGCGGCAAGCCGGGCGGCACCGTCGCGATGCGCGCCGACATCGACGCGTTACCGATTCACGAGCAGACAGGGGTACCCTATCAATCCGAAAAACCCGGCAAAATGCACGCCTGCGGTCACGACGTCCATGCGGCCATGCTCCTGGCGGCCGCCGCCGGGTTCGTGGAACACCGCGACGAACTGCCGGGTACCGTGCGCCTCATCTTTCAACCCGCCGAAGAAACACCACCGCCGGAAGCCGACCAACGAGACGAAACCGGCTCGGTGGCCATGGTCCGCGGCGGCGCGATGAAGGGCGTCGATCGCGTGGTCGGGCTGCACATTTTCAGCGACGTTCCTCTCGGGGTGATCGGTCTGGTGCCCGGGCCGATCTTGGCCGGGTCACTCACCTTCGACATCGCCGTCACCGGGCAGGGCGGACACGCCGGCATGCCGGTCGGCACTGTCGACGCCTTGGCCGTGGCGGCCCATGCCGTCGTGGCGCTGCGCAGCGCCGCTTCCTTGGGCGCCGATCCTAACGAACCGCTGATCCTGCACGTCGGGCGCTTATGGGCGGGCGACGCTCGCACCGCCGTGGCCGCCGAGGCCAACATGGAAGGAACAATTCGCTTCGTGAACCCCGAGGCGTTGGATGAAATCCGCGAACGCGTCACCCGCACCGTGGGCGGTGTCGCGCGAGCTTTCGGCGCCGCGGCCGACATCACCTTCGGCGAACACGTCAACCATCCCGTCGTCAACGACCCGGACACCGTGGCGGCTCTCGCGCCGCTTTGCCGCGAGATCGTCGGCGAACAACAGGTAGTGAGCGGCAAACCTGGTATGGCCTCCGAGGACTTCTGGGCTTACCTGCACGAGGCGCCGGGCGCGTTCGTGCTCATCGGCGGCGGCAACCCGGCCAAGGGAATCACCGCTGGACACCACAGCCCCTTTTTCAACATCGATGAAGACGGCATGAAAACGGGCTTGGAGTTCTGGCTGCGTCTGGGCTTTGCGGGATTGTTCTAA
- a CDS encoding DegT/DnrJ/EryC1/StrS family aminotransferase, whose protein sequence is MSELAINGGPKVRTKPWPVWPPSSEMEKEQLLDVLESRSWGGYPSPNRKAKEFGEKFAAYTGAKYGVCCANGTVSLEMCLRAAGLKYGDEVIVPPYTWVATATAVVTTNGVPVFADVKAEDYTLDPDIVEAKITDKTKAIIPVHLGSSAADMDRFMEIAAKHNLIIIEDCAHAHGAKWNGVGLGSIGHFGSFSFQSSKLMTSGEGGLVLTNDEEFNMKLHSLVNCGRKESGYSKFDGWLVGWNYRIGEFQAGVLLAQLAALDERTRLRMENAAYFTEQLRQIDGIEVIERDPRLTPQHHYQYIFKFHPEGFKGLHRNQFLQALYAEGVEFDGPFYEAIPGRDEFPVTADYYPAIRERYGEAITEAHAADCPVTQKATFDEAVWVHYPYLMGTKQDIDDIITAIRKIQENVDELL, encoded by the coding sequence ATGAGCGAATTAGCGATCAATGGCGGACCGAAAGTCAGAACCAAGCCGTGGCCGGTCTGGCCGCCGTCGAGCGAAATGGAAAAAGAGCAACTGCTCGACGTGCTCGAAAGCCGGTCGTGGGGCGGGTATCCCTCACCCAACCGCAAGGCGAAGGAGTTTGGCGAAAAGTTCGCTGCCTACACCGGAGCCAAATACGGAGTCTGTTGCGCCAACGGCACCGTCTCCCTTGAGATGTGCTTGCGCGCCGCCGGGCTCAAGTACGGCGACGAAGTCATCGTGCCGCCCTATACCTGGGTCGCCACCGCCACCGCAGTGGTCACGACCAACGGCGTGCCGGTGTTCGCTGACGTGAAGGCCGAGGACTACACGCTCGACCCCGACATCGTCGAGGCCAAAATCACCGACAAAACCAAGGCGATCATTCCCGTGCACCTGGGTAGCTCCGCCGCCGACATGGACCGCTTCATGGAGATCGCGGCCAAGCACAACCTGATCATCATTGAAGACTGCGCCCACGCGCACGGTGCCAAATGGAACGGAGTCGGGCTGGGCTCGATCGGCCATTTCGGCTCGTTCTCGTTCCAGTCCAGCAAGCTGATGACCTCCGGCGAAGGCGGCCTCGTGCTGACCAACGACGAAGAGTTCAACATGAAGCTGCACAGTCTGGTCAATTGCGGGCGCAAAGAATCCGGTTACAGCAAATTCGACGGCTGGCTGGTCGGCTGGAATTACCGCATCGGCGAATTTCAGGCCGGTGTGCTGTTGGCGCAATTGGCGGCGCTGGATGAACGCACGCGGCTGCGGATGGAGAACGCCGCCTATTTCACCGAACAACTCCGTCAGATCGACGGCATCGAAGTCATCGAGCGCGACCCGCGCCTGACGCCGCAGCATCACTACCAATACATTTTCAAATTCCATCCCGAAGGCTTCAAGGGCTTGCACCGCAATCAGTTCCTGCAAGCGCTTTACGCCGAGGGCGTCGAGTTTGACGGTCCCTTCTACGAGGCGATTCCCGGCCGCGATGAATTCCCGGTGACCGCCGATTACTACCCGGCGATCCGCGAGCGCTACGGCGAGGCGATCACCGAGGCGCACGCCGCCGATTGCCCCGTAACGCAAAAAGCGACCTTCGACGAAGCCGTTTGGGTGCACTATCCGTACTTGATGGGCACCAAGCAGGACATCGACGACATCATCACCGCAATTCGCAAGATTCAGGAAAACGTCGACGAACTGCTCTAA
- a CDS encoding DUF4325 domain-containing protein, whose protein sequence is MAKVRERGEKIRRFILENVESHPSDISNVTAERFGISRQAVNKHLQRLAGEQALVVSGKTRNRRYELAPAEAWLKRYAITPDLAEDRVWATDLRPVFDNLPENVRSIWQYAFTEIFNNALEHSEGSDVTVVIRKWPQRSTIVIGDNGVGIFKKIQKALGLLDERHAVLELAKGKMTTDPQRHTGEGVFFTSRMMDRFHILSGDVFFSHEFGKPEDWIEQLRPSRQGTFVVMELSNHSARTTKKVFDRFASGDDYSFSRTIVPVRMAQYGDDELISRSQAKRLLARIDLFKTVMFDFTGVHMIGQAFADEIFRVFAHSHPRIELLVTRANSAVKRMIARAKSVSS, encoded by the coding sequence ATGGCAAAGGTTCGTGAACGCGGCGAGAAGATCCGCCGTTTCATTCTGGAAAATGTCGAATCGCACCCAAGCGATATCAGCAACGTCACTGCGGAACGCTTTGGGATTTCGCGCCAGGCCGTCAACAAGCATTTGCAGCGGCTGGCCGGCGAGCAAGCGCTCGTCGTTTCGGGAAAGACGCGGAACCGGCGATACGAACTCGCTCCCGCAGAAGCTTGGTTGAAAAGATACGCGATCACGCCGGACTTGGCCGAAGACCGGGTCTGGGCAACCGACCTTCGCCCGGTTTTCGACAACTTGCCTGAGAACGTCAGAAGCATCTGGCAATATGCGTTCACCGAGATATTCAACAACGCGCTCGAACACTCCGAGGGTTCCGATGTAACCGTCGTAATAAGAAAATGGCCGCAACGATCCACGATCGTCATTGGCGACAACGGCGTGGGGATTTTCAAGAAAATTCAAAAAGCCTTGGGTTTACTGGATGAACGTCATGCGGTGTTGGAACTGGCCAAAGGGAAGATGACGACCGATCCGCAACGCCATACAGGCGAAGGCGTGTTTTTTACATCACGCATGATGGACCGTTTCCATATCTTGTCCGGTGACGTTTTTTTCAGTCACGAGTTTGGGAAACCGGAAGACTGGATCGAACAATTGCGGCCATCGAGGCAAGGAACTTTTGTCGTCATGGAATTGAGCAACCACTCGGCCCGTACGACGAAAAAAGTTTTCGATCGATTTGCCTCAGGCGACGATTACAGCTTCTCCAGAACCATCGTTCCCGTACGCATGGCGCAATACGGCGACGACGAACTCATTTCCCGTTCCCAAGCCAAAAGGCTTCTGGCCAGAATCGACCTGTTCAAAACCGTAATGTTCGATTTCACCGGCGTTCACATGATCGGCCAGGCTTTCGCCGACGAGATTTTCCGCGTGTTCGCGCACTCGCACCCGCGAATCGAATTGCTGGTGACAAGAGCGAATTCGGCGGTGAAAAGAATGATTGCCAGAGCGAAATCTGTTTCGTCATAG
- a CDS encoding DUF3999 family protein encodes MKIRAFVLALAVALSVTLAAAAPTFDTKPFSHMADVEAARDNTMFRQLVLPPAVLDIADPSLADLRLVNAAGDIEPYVVKTLRREKVVSKYTATLTNRTYDPGRSVRVDATFHGRAEKNVLEIKTNSQVYKRRALIESSADGRHWRYVTEGYLFDVRGGSGDGFVKNRIAIPTHTDDHFRITVFHDVDDASRVDISSVAAFRQSTQGVEPQAIIPILQKRVEVEKERETHLYLDLRHANLAWREIVLDVLEGEFSRRCTVLGRSTEIMTVTRRGEDGYEKKVEKETPWQTVYQGALYRLPRREGSEEHLALPLSGRQFRYLLIKIENRDDKPLAVTPAEARFSPIAIRFKGQSGEAFQLYFGWPAGKTPRYDLSKYADSLAEKGLGEAVLANVRANPQYEAEPKPALDWHERYRVLIWLALLAALGVLAFLTLQQVRRAKADS; translated from the coding sequence GTGAAAATTCGCGCTTTCGTTTTGGCCCTGGCGGTTGCGCTGAGCGTCACGCTTGCCGCCGCCGCGCCGACTTTCGACACCAAGCCCTTTTCCCATATGGCCGACGTGGAAGCGGCGCGCGACAACACGATGTTTCGTCAACTCGTGCTGCCGCCCGCCGTGCTCGACATCGCCGATCCCTCGCTGGCCGACTTGCGATTGGTCAACGCCGCCGGCGACATTGAACCCTACGTCGTAAAGACCTTGCGGCGCGAAAAGGTTGTGTCCAAGTACACCGCCACGCTAACCAACCGCACATACGACCCCGGCCGATCCGTGCGGGTCGACGCGACCTTCCATGGGCGGGCCGAGAAAAACGTTCTCGAAATCAAAACCAACAGCCAGGTTTACAAGCGGCGCGCGCTCATTGAGAGTTCGGCCGACGGTCGCCATTGGCGATACGTGACCGAAGGCTATTTGTTCGATGTGCGCGGCGGGTCCGGCGACGGCTTCGTGAAGAACCGCATCGCCATTCCCACCCACACCGACGACCACTTCCGCATCACCGTGTTCCACGATGTCGACGACGCGTCGCGTGTTGACATCAGCAGCGTGGCGGCCTTTCGGCAGAGCACGCAGGGCGTGGAGCCGCAGGCAATCATTCCGATTCTGCAAAAGCGGGTGGAAGTGGAAAAAGAGCGCGAAACCCACTTATACCTCGACTTGCGCCACGCCAACCTCGCTTGGCGCGAAATCGTGCTTGACGTCCTCGAGGGTGAATTCTCGCGGCGCTGCACGGTGCTCGGGCGGTCCACCGAAATCATGACCGTCACGCGCCGCGGCGAAGACGGCTACGAGAAAAAGGTCGAGAAAGAAACACCGTGGCAAACCGTTTACCAAGGGGCGCTGTACCGCCTGCCGCGCCGCGAAGGTTCAGAGGAACATCTGGCACTGCCGCTGAGTGGCCGCCAATTTCGATACCTGCTGATCAAAATCGAAAACCGAGATGACAAGCCGCTGGCCGTCACGCCGGCCGAGGCTCGATTCTCGCCGATTGCCATCCGATTCAAGGGGCAATCCGGTGAAGCCTTCCAGTTGTATTTCGGTTGGCCCGCCGGCAAGACTCCCCGCTACGATCTAAGCAAATATGCCGACTCGCTGGCCGAAAAAGGTCTCGGTGAGGCCGTGCTTGCCAACGTGCGCGCCAATCCGCAATACGAAGCGGAGCCCAAGCCGGCCTTGGACTGGCACGAACGATACCGGGTGCTGATCTGGTTGGCGTTGCTGGCGGCATTGGGCGTGCTGGCGTTTTTGACGCTGCAGCAGGTGCGTCGAGCCAAAGCCGACTCGTGA
- a CDS encoding DUF2339 domain-containing protein yields MDESCLVIFLAIVNLVVIAFAAFGFAAFIMNMRRRDDGRKLETRLRVLERQLRIFAESRATPPVAETSPDKPPPAQTVDAPSPVEFAPKPQPSAASPSLPTAPPAPPTAPPPPATPPSRPASENWEEIIGKRWMTYAGALVLFLAAGFFIKYAFDSGYVGPTARVLLGLVAGIAVIVAGDRFIRRSMPILGQGMLGLGLAVIFLSTFAAHGLYDLVPRELAFVGLIGAVALGMTLAVLHEAVVIAFLAVLGGLLTPVLLSTGVNSRDALYAYLILLDLAVLGVAFFRRWRALDVLAFVGTYALFFGWYLRYYDEPQRWATLAWLAAFYLVFLILPFVNHFRHGTKIKVERFIMAMANAVIAFVFAYAILHPEHDFTLGFVVLVMAACYLALGILTRRRIAGDPAALFGFVALAVVFLTMTVPLHLRLNGITLAWAVEGPVLIYLGYRFRYLPARLGGAAVFLVAAGRLLFTHSTLHTAYFTLFLNAKFGSALIVVASAFALAIVHRAFRSQAEPVDTVVEKGGLIAGGLIAAALVGEEIAQFIEFFDQPFVVETHRSSWPARSLVWAVAAALYTQLGWLRRDVVARVFGLVLIAVAAVLAYRCYFIDWPKGFIVFANLRFLPNFVALFVFGWYLHIARRRPKEEVELGALPWLFGVFLLWLLVILSTEIYRFTGDTITDTSLSLRAGQLSLTITWAAYAIALLVVGFWKRWRPLRLAALGLFGVTLAKLVLVDMAGLTALYRILAFFCVGVLMMGASYLYHLVEKRLNDNPGEA; encoded by the coding sequence GTGGACGAAAGTTGCTTGGTGATCTTTCTGGCGATCGTTAACCTTGTGGTGATTGCCTTCGCAGCCTTCGGGTTCGCCGCGTTTATCATGAACATGCGCCGCCGCGACGACGGGCGAAAACTCGAAACCCGCCTGCGCGTACTCGAACGCCAACTACGGATTTTCGCCGAATCGCGCGCGACACCACCGGTTGCTGAAACGTCTCCCGACAAGCCGCCCCCCGCCCAGACAGTCGACGCGCCAAGCCCGGTGGAGTTTGCGCCGAAACCGCAACCCTCGGCCGCATCTCCGTCGCTGCCCACTGCTCCACCCGCGCCGCCGACTGCGCCGCCGCCTCCCGCTACGCCGCCGAGCCGCCCCGCATCGGAAAATTGGGAAGAGATAATCGGCAAGCGTTGGATGACCTACGCCGGCGCGCTCGTGCTCTTTCTCGCGGCGGGATTTTTCATCAAATACGCCTTCGACAGCGGCTACGTCGGCCCCACCGCCCGCGTGTTGCTGGGTTTGGTGGCCGGTATCGCCGTGATCGTGGCGGGTGATCGCTTCATTCGCCGCTCGATGCCGATCTTGGGGCAGGGGATGCTCGGCCTTGGCCTGGCCGTGATTTTTCTCTCTACGTTTGCCGCGCACGGTCTCTACGATTTGGTGCCGCGGGAACTGGCTTTCGTCGGTTTGATCGGCGCGGTCGCACTGGGCATGACCTTGGCCGTACTGCACGAGGCCGTCGTTATTGCCTTCCTCGCCGTCCTCGGCGGCTTGTTGACTCCCGTGTTGCTTTCCACCGGCGTCAACTCGCGCGACGCCCTCTACGCGTACCTGATCCTGCTGGATCTGGCGGTGCTCGGTGTCGCCTTCTTTCGCCGCTGGCGGGCGCTGGACGTGCTGGCGTTCGTGGGCACTTACGCGTTGTTCTTCGGTTGGTATTTGCGCTATTACGACGAGCCGCAACGCTGGGCGACCTTGGCTTGGCTCGCCGCCTTCTACCTCGTGTTCCTGATCCTGCCCTTCGTCAACCATTTTCGCCACGGCACCAAGATCAAGGTGGAACGTTTCATCATGGCCATGGCCAACGCGGTGATCGCCTTTGTTTTCGCCTACGCGATTTTGCATCCCGAGCACGATTTCACCCTCGGCTTCGTCGTCCTGGTCATGGCCGCGTGCTACCTGGCCCTCGGCATACTGACCCGCCGCCGGATCGCCGGTGACCCCGCGGCGCTTTTCGGCTTCGTCGCCCTGGCGGTCGTTTTCCTGACGATGACGGTGCCGCTGCATCTGCGCCTGAACGGCATCACCCTGGCCTGGGCAGTGGAAGGGCCGGTGCTGATTTACCTCGGCTACCGTTTCCGATATCTCCCCGCGCGACTCGGCGGCGCGGCGGTATTCCTGGTGGCGGCCGGGCGCTTGCTCTTCACGCATTCGACGTTGCACACGGCGTATTTCACGCTTTTCCTAAACGCCAAGTTCGGCAGCGCGCTGATAGTAGTGGCTTCCGCTTTCGCCCTGGCTATCGTGCATCGCGCCTTCCGCTCGCAGGCGGAGCCGGTTGATACCGTCGTGGAAAAGGGCGGCCTCATCGCGGGCGGCCTCATCGCAGCGGCGCTCGTTGGCGAGGAAATCGCCCAATTCATCGAGTTTTTCGACCAACCCTTCGTCGTCGAAACACATCGCAGCAGTTGGCCGGCCAGGTCGCTTGTGTGGGCGGTCGCCGCGGCGCTGTACACCCAACTCGGTTGGCTTCGCCGCGACGTCGTGGCGCGCGTCTTCGGCTTGGTTTTGATCGCTGTGGCTGCGGTCTTGGCCTACCGATGCTACTTCATCGATTGGCCCAAAGGCTTCATCGTGTTCGCGAATCTGCGTTTTTTGCCCAACTTCGTCGCACTGTTCGTGTTCGGCTGGTATTTGCATATCGCCCGCCGTCGACCGAAGGAAGAGGTTGAACTCGGGGCGCTGCCGTGGCTGTTCGGCGTATTCCTGTTATGGCTTCTGGTGATTCTCAGCACGGAGATCTATCGCTTCACCGGCGATACCATTACCGACACATCCCTCTCGCTGCGCGCCGGGCAACTTTCGTTGACGATTACTTGGGCCGCCTACGCCATCGCTTTGCTGGTCGTGGGGTTCTGGAAACGATGGCGACCGCTACGTCTGGCGGCGCTGGGCTTGTTCGGCGTCACGCTCGCCAAGCTCGTGCTGGTGGACATGGCCGGGCTGACGGCGCTCTACCGCATCCTCGCCTTCTTCTGCGTCGGCGTGTTGATGATGGGCGCTTCCTACCTGTACCATCTCGTGGAAAAACGATTGAACGACAATCCGGGAGAAGCATAG
- a CDS encoding citrate/2-methylcitrate synthase — translation MSDKIIPSEQAEPPEDTVDFRPGLEGVIATRSAISFVDGQKGLLEYRGTPITDLVAHSTFEETCFLLLYNHLPNDRELRQFTTLMAKSRTLPQSVRETIAKFPVGMHPMVALQSGLTLLAGEDYFADEIGSQRHNIRRSIGIIARVPALLAAFDRARNGEEPLPANTKLTHAENFLYMLTGEKPHPVAAEVFDKLLIMHAEHTINASTFTCRVIASTLGNPYSSISGAVGALSGPLHGGANERVLRMLYSIGKPHNVDRFVDEMIETNNKIMGIGHRIYKVKDPRAQLMQEFIPRLLEIQNGEEWRSLYETALKLEEVVTERFAEKKLYPNVDFYSGIVLEMLGVPMDLFTCVFAMARTAGWCAHWVEQVSANRIFRPAQEYIGDHNRPYLPLDRR, via the coding sequence ATGAGTGACAAGATTATTCCTAGTGAACAAGCGGAGCCACCGGAGGACACGGTCGATTTCCGGCCGGGATTGGAGGGCGTTATCGCCACGCGTTCGGCAATCAGCTTCGTGGACGGACAAAAGGGATTGCTCGAATACCGCGGCACGCCCATCACGGATCTCGTGGCACACAGCACCTTCGAGGAAACCTGTTTTCTGTTACTTTACAATCACTTGCCCAACGACCGCGAATTGCGCCAGTTTACGACGCTAATGGCCAAATCGCGCACGCTACCGCAAAGCGTGCGGGAAACGATCGCCAAATTTCCCGTCGGCATGCACCCCATGGTCGCGCTCCAGTCGGGTCTGACGCTGCTGGCCGGGGAAGACTATTTCGCCGACGAAATCGGCTCCCAGCGCCACAATATCCGCCGCAGCATCGGCATCATCGCCCGCGTGCCGGCGCTCCTAGCCGCCTTCGACCGCGCCCGCAACGGTGAAGAGCCCCTGCCGGCGAACACGAAACTCACCCATGCGGAAAACTTTCTGTACATGCTCACGGGCGAGAAGCCGCATCCGGTCGCGGCCGAGGTTTTCGACAAGCTGCTGATCATGCACGCCGAGCACACGATCAACGCCAGCACGTTTACGTGCCGGGTCATCGCCTCGACGCTTGGCAACCCATACTCGTCGATCAGCGGCGCTGTGGGCGCGCTTTCCGGGCCGCTGCACGGCGGGGCCAACGAGCGCGTGCTGCGTATGCTGTACTCCATCGGCAAACCGCACAACGTGGACCGATTCGTCGACGAGATGATTGAGACGAACAACAAGATCATGGGCATCGGGCATCGCATCTATAAGGTCAAAGACCCCCGGGCGCAGCTCATGCAGGAATTCATTCCGCGGCTTTTGGAAATCCAGAACGGGGAAGAGTGGCGTTCGCTGTACGAAACCGCGTTGAAACTCGAGGAAGTGGTCACCGAACGTTTCGCGGAGAAGAAATTGTACCCGAACGTCGATTTTTATTCCGGCATCGTGCTGGAAATGCTCGGCGTGCCGATGGACCTGTTCACCTGCGTGTTCGCCATGGCGCGCACGGCCGGGTGGTGCGCCCATTGGGTCGAGCAAGTGAGTGCGAACCGTATCTTCCGTCCGGCGCAGGAGTACATCGGCGACCACAACCGCCCGTACCTACCCCTGGATCGGAGATAA